Within the Sulfitobacter sp. JL08 genome, the region GGCCGAGGACGCAATGGGGATCGTACTGGACAAGCTGCGCCCGCACGTGACGGGCGGACCGTGTGTGGCGCTTCTGAACAACCTTGGGTCGACCACACCGTTGGAAATGTCTGTCCTGTCGCATGCACTGGCCCAGTCGGGATTGGCAAGCCATGTGATTGGCCCCGCACCGATGATGACGTCTTTGGATATGCACGGGTTTTCGATTTCTGTGTTGCCGGTGAACGATGCAGAGATGGCGGCGCTGGCCGCGCCTGTGCCGATGGCGGCATGGCCCGGCATTCACGAACTGGGTCAGGTTCAGGTCGTGCCGTTGCCCGACAGCCTGACGCCGATTGAACCGATCCCGTCGGTCAATGACCGGACGCGGGCCACGATAGAACATGTGGCCGATCTGCTGATGGCCGCTGAGGCCAGATTGAACGAACTAGACGCGAAATCCGGGGATGGCGACACCGGCAGCACGCTGGCCACGGCCGCGCACGCCCTTAAGGGCAGTCTGGATAGGATGCCGCTGGCCGATCTGACGCAGCTTTTCCCGGCGCTGGGCAACGAGTTGAGCCAGACAATGGGCGGCTCTTCGGGGGTGATCCTGGCAATCTATTTCAACGCCGCGGGGGATGCATGTGCCAATGGTGCCCCGGTCGAACGCGCCTTGCGCGAAGGGTTGCAAAGGGTCAGCGATGTGGGCGGTGCGCGGGTTGGCGACAGAACCATGATTGATGCGCTGTCGCCTGCACTGGATGCCCTGCGCGAAGGTCTGGCCAGTGCGGCCCTGGCGGCGCGCGCCGGTGCGGATGCCACAGCGGGTATACATCGGGCCAAGGCAGGGCGGGCGGCTTATGTGCCGTCCGAAAACCTGAAAGGTCACAACGACCCCGGCGCCGAAGCCGTTGCGCTGGTTTTCGAAGGGCTGGCCAGTTCCCTGAAGGAGTGAACCTGTTTGATTGATCAGGATATCAGATCGTTGAAGAAACCGACGGTGAACGACATTGCCCGCGTGGCAGGCGTGTCGCTTGCCACGGTCGACCGTGTGCTGAACATGCGCCCCGGCGTGCGGTCTGTCACGATTGAAAAGGTCAATTCGGCCATCGCACAACTGGGATATGTGCGCGATACCGCTGCCGCCAATCTTGCCCGTCAGCGGTTTTACCGGCTGCTGTTCATCCTGCCCGAAACCGGCAATGAATTTGTCGTGGCGCTGGAACAGGCGATTGCCGAACAATCCGCCAAACTGCACCACTTGCGCACGACCCTTGAAACACTGTCGGTTCCGCCGTTTGATCCGCAGGCAATAGTTGATGCTCTGGACGGTCTTGATCCCGGGCACACAGACGGTGTGGCTGTATTTGGTCCCGAAACGCCTTCGGTGCGCGATGCGGTCAGACGCGCCCGCGCCCGTGGAATAGCGGTTGTGGCGTTCGTGTCGGATTTGCCAACGTCGGACCGGCACCATTTTGTCGGCATCGACAACATCGCCGCCGGACGCACCGCCGCCAGCCTGATGGGGCGTTTCGTGCGTGGGCCGGGGCGTATTCTGGTCATCACCGGTTCACGTCTGGCCCGCGACCATCTTGAGCGGCGCACAGGATTTGACGCCTTGATGAGCGAAGAATTCCCCGATCTTGAAGTCGTTGCCTCGATCGAGGGGCGCGATGACCCCGAACTGATCCTGAAAATGCTGCCCGGCGTTTTTGAGGCCTATCCCGATATCTGCGGCATCTATTCGTCGGCGGCGGGCAATCCCGGTTTGATCCGGTTTCTTGAATCCAGCGGCCCCAAGGACAATCTGGTGGTGATTGCGCACGAATTGACGCCCGCCTCGCGTTCGGCGCTGGCAAGCGGTGTGTTCGACGCGATCATTTCGCAGGACACCGGGCATCTGGTGCGTTCGGCTGTGCGGTTGCTGAAAGCAACGGCTGATCAGGCGCCGTTCGACCAGACACAAGAACGCATACGCATCGACATTTATCTGCGGGAAAACATGCCCGCGGCAAAATTCTGAGAACGGGAGGATCAGATTATGAAAACCATCAAGGGACCGGCGCTGTTTCTGGCGCAGTTTGCGGGCGACGACGCCCCGTTCAACAGCTGGGATTCCATTACAAAATGGGCGGCAGACTGCGGGTACAAAGGTGTTCAGGTGCCCAGCTGGGATGCGCGACTGTTTGATTTGGCAAAGGCTGCGGACAGCAAGACATATTGTGACGAGTTCAAAGGTCAGGCCGCAGCCAACGGGGTCGAGGTGACCGAATTGTCGACCCACCTTCAGGGCCAGCTTGTGGCGGTACATCCGGCCTATGACACAGCTTTCGACGGATTTGCCGATCCGTCGGTTCACGGCAATCCGAAGGCGCGACAGGCCTGGGCCGTAGATCAGGTGATGAAAGCGATCACGGCATCCAGGAATATGGGCATCGGTGCGCACGTTACCTTTTCCGGCGCGCTTGCGTGGCCTTATGTCTATCCGTGGCCGCAACGCCCTGCCGGATTGATCGAAACCGCCTTTGACGAACTGGCCGCGCGCTGGCGGCCCATTCTGGATCATGCCGAAGAAAACGGCGTCGACATCTGCTATGAAATCCACCCCGGAGAAGATCTTCACGACGGCGCAACATTCGAGATGTTTCTGGAGCGGGTCGACAATCATGCACGCTGCAACATGCTCTATGATCCCAGCCACTATGTGCTGCAATGCATGGATTATCTGGACAATATCGACATCTACAAAGACCGGATCAAAATGTTCCACGTCAAGGATGCCGAATTCAATCCGACGGGACGCCAGGGGGTTTATTCGGGATATCAGCCCTGGGTCGACAGGGCAGGGCGGTTCCGGTCGCTGGGCGATGGGCAGGTCGATTTTGCGGCGATCTTTTCCAAGATGGCGGCCAATGATTTTGATGGCTGGGCTGTGGTCGAATGGGAATGTTGCCTCAAACACCCCGAAGACGGCGCGCGGGAAGGGGCACAGTTCGTGTCTGACCATATTATTCGTGTAACCGAGCGCGCCTTTGACGATTTCGCCGATGGTGGCACGGATGACGCTGCAAACAGGAAAATGCTGGGGATCGGGTGATGCTGGCCGGGTTCAACCTGCTGTTATGGGGCACCCATCTGACGGATGACCTGATGCCGAAATGTCAGGCCGTGCGCGATGCAGGCTATGACGGTGTCGAAATTCCGATTTTCGAAGGGTCCGCCCCGGATTATCGCGCGATTGGTCAGCGCCTGTCCGATATGGGCTTGCGCCGCACTGCGGTTGCGGTCGTTCAATCCGAAATGGCCAATCCGATCAGTGATCAGGCCGATCATCGCGAGGCCGGTATCGATTTTCTGAAATGGATGGTCGATTGCGCGGCAGAAGCGGGTGTTGAAACACTGTGCGGCCCCTTCTTTCAGCCGCTGGCGGTTTTTTCGGGAACCGGGGCCACCCGCGCGGAATGGGACAGATTGGTCACCGCTCACAAGGCAATGGCCGATCATGCGGCGGGTACAGGTGTGGCACTGGCGGTTGAGCCGCTGAACCGGTTTGAATGCTACGCGCTTAACACGCTGGACCAGTCGGCAAGGCTGGTCGAACAGGTGGGTGCGGAGCACTATGGCTGCCTTTTTGATACGTTCCACGCCAACATCGAAGAACGTGACGTTGGCGCGGCGATCCGCGCGGCGGGGCCTGCGATCAATCATGTGCATGTGTCGGAAAATGATCGCGGTGCGCCCGGCGCAGGCCACATGAATTTCGCCGAAGCTTTCGCGGCGCTGAAATCCACCGGCTATGATGGCTGGCTGGTGGTCGAGGCATTTGGTCATGCCTTGCCGGATCTGGCCGCGGCAACGCGGGTTTGGCGCCCGCTTTTCAAGGATGAACAGGATGTGCTGTCGGGCGGCATCCGGACGATACGCGACGGCTGGGCCGCCGCTTGAAAGGAGAACGAGATGGGTGACAGGATCAGACTGGGCATGGTCGGTGGCGGCAATGATGCCTTTATTGGCGCCGTCCACCGGATTGCCGCGCGGATTGACGACAAATACGAACTGGTGGCAGGCGCGCTTAGTTCGACCCCCAAAAAATCCCGCGCCAGCGGCGAGGCGCTGGGCGTGCCGCGCATTTACGATGATTTCAAGCAGATGGCGATCCGCGAGGCGCGGCGCAAGGACGGGATCGAGGCGGTCAGTATCGTCACGCCAAACCACGTACATTTCGCAGCCGCGCGCGAGTTTCTGAAACGCGGCATTCACGTCATATGTGACAAACCGCTGACATCTACCCTGAGCGATGCCAAGAAGCTGGTCAAAGCGGCAGAAGCCTCTGATGCCCTTTTTGTGCTGACCCATAATTACACCGGTTATCCCATGGTCCGGCAAGCACGCGAGATGGTCGCCAATGGCGATCTGGGTGCGATCCGCGTGGTGCAGGTGGAATACCCACAGGATTGGCTAAGCGTCGAACAAGATTTCAAGCAGGCCAACTGGCGCACCGATCCCAACCAATCTGGTGCGGGCGGTTCGACCGGCGATATCGGGACGCACGCGTTCAACCTGGCGTGCTTTGTGACCGGATTGGAGGTCGACAGCCTGAGCGCCGATCTTCAGGCATTCGTTCCCAGACGTCTGGTAGATGACAATGCGCATGTGATGCTGCGGTTTGCCGGCGGCGCGCGCGGAATGCTGTGGTCAAGCCAGGTTGCCCCGGGCAATGAAAACGCGCTGCGCATCCGCGTATACGGCGAAAAGGGCGGGCTGGAATGGGCGCAGGAAGACCCCAATTATTTGTGGTTCACGCCTTTTGGCGAACCTAAACGCCTGATCACCAGAAATGGCGCCGGTGCCGGTGAAACCGCCGCCCGTGTCAGTCGCGTACCACCGGGCCATCCCGAAGGCTATCTGGAAGGGTTTGCCAATATCTATTCCGAAGCAGCCGAGGCAATCATTGCTGCGCGAAGCGGCAAAGCCCCTTCCGGCGCGGTTCTCTATCCGACTGTCATGGACGGGTTGAAGGGTGTT harbors:
- a CDS encoding Gfo/Idh/MocA family protein — translated: MGDRIRLGMVGGGNDAFIGAVHRIAARIDDKYELVAGALSSTPKKSRASGEALGVPRIYDDFKQMAIREARRKDGIEAVSIVTPNHVHFAAAREFLKRGIHVICDKPLTSTLSDAKKLVKAAEASDALFVLTHNYTGYPMVRQAREMVANGDLGAIRVVQVEYPQDWLSVEQDFKQANWRTDPNQSGAGGSTGDIGTHAFNLACFVTGLEVDSLSADLQAFVPRRLVDDNAHVMLRFAGGARGMLWSSQVAPGNENALRIRVYGEKGGLEWAQEDPNYLWFTPFGEPKRLITRNGAGAGETAARVSRVPPGHPEGYLEGFANIYSEAAEAIIAARSGKAPSGAVLYPTVMDGLKGVQFVSACVKSSARDAAWVKLDH
- a CDS encoding sugar phosphate isomerase/epimerase family protein, which gives rise to MLAGFNLLLWGTHLTDDLMPKCQAVRDAGYDGVEIPIFEGSAPDYRAIGQRLSDMGLRRTAVAVVQSEMANPISDQADHREAGIDFLKWMVDCAAEAGVETLCGPFFQPLAVFSGTGATRAEWDRLVTAHKAMADHAAGTGVALAVEPLNRFECYALNTLDQSARLVEQVGAEHYGCLFDTFHANIEERDVGAAIRAAGPAINHVHVSENDRGAPGAGHMNFAEAFAALKSTGYDGWLVVEAFGHALPDLAAATRVWRPLFKDEQDVLSGGIRTIRDGWAAA
- a CDS encoding dihydroxyacetone kinase subunit DhaK; translated protein: MAQFVNAKDDLVKEAIDGVLACSGGTLARLDGYPHIKVVFRSDWDRSRVALISGGGSGHEPAHAGFVGPGMLTAAICGEVFASPSVDAVLAGILAVTGAAGCLLIVKNYTGDRLNFGLAMERARALGRKVEMVVVDDDIALPDLPQPRGVAGTLFVHKIAGALAEQGKPLEEVTAAARRVIANVASIGKSLDTCTVPGSPKESRIPAGKAELGLGIHGEPGVQQVDFSGAEDAMGIVLDKLRPHVTGGPCVALLNNLGSTTPLEMSVLSHALAQSGLASHVIGPAPMMTSLDMHGFSISVLPVNDAEMAALAAPVPMAAWPGIHELGQVQVVPLPDSLTPIEPIPSVNDRTRATIEHVADLLMAAEARLNELDAKSGDGDTGSTLATAAHALKGSLDRMPLADLTQLFPALGNELSQTMGGSSGVILAIYFNAAGDACANGAPVERALREGLQRVSDVGGARVGDRTMIDALSPALDALREGLASAALAARAGADATAGIHRAKAGRAAYVPSENLKGHNDPGAEAVALVFEGLASSLKE
- a CDS encoding sugar phosphate isomerase/epimerase family protein, whose amino-acid sequence is MKTIKGPALFLAQFAGDDAPFNSWDSITKWAADCGYKGVQVPSWDARLFDLAKAADSKTYCDEFKGQAAANGVEVTELSTHLQGQLVAVHPAYDTAFDGFADPSVHGNPKARQAWAVDQVMKAITASRNMGIGAHVTFSGALAWPYVYPWPQRPAGLIETAFDELAARWRPILDHAEENGVDICYEIHPGEDLHDGATFEMFLERVDNHARCNMLYDPSHYVLQCMDYLDNIDIYKDRIKMFHVKDAEFNPTGRQGVYSGYQPWVDRAGRFRSLGDGQVDFAAIFSKMAANDFDGWAVVEWECCLKHPEDGAREGAQFVSDHIIRVTERAFDDFADGGTDDAANRKMLGIG
- a CDS encoding LacI family DNA-binding transcriptional regulator — translated: MIDQDIRSLKKPTVNDIARVAGVSLATVDRVLNMRPGVRSVTIEKVNSAIAQLGYVRDTAAANLARQRFYRLLFILPETGNEFVVALEQAIAEQSAKLHHLRTTLETLSVPPFDPQAIVDALDGLDPGHTDGVAVFGPETPSVRDAVRRARARGIAVVAFVSDLPTSDRHHFVGIDNIAAGRTAASLMGRFVRGPGRILVITGSRLARDHLERRTGFDALMSEEFPDLEVVASIEGRDDPELILKMLPGVFEAYPDICGIYSSAAGNPGLIRFLESSGPKDNLVVIAHELTPASRSALASGVFDAIISQDTGHLVRSAVRLLKATADQAPFDQTQERIRIDIYLRENMPAAKF